The genomic stretch aaaaaatagccaggtatgatgatgcacacctgttgtcccagctactcgggagactgaagcaggatcACTGGAGTCTAGGTGTTGGAGGCTGctatgagctatgatcgtgcctctgcattccagcctgggtgacagagaccctgtctctaaaaaaaacacaaatagaaaGTGCTTGAAGGCAATTCACTTGCAGTTGGCtgcagtctctttctctctcgtACTTGAGGCTGAACTAACCTCAGGAGAAGGAGGCTCCCGAGCCCTGTAGTGTGATCACTACAAGAAATAACGCAGAGGAGAGGTTTTCTCCCGATTCCGCCTCCACACCCTCCAGCCTGGCCCATCCACATACACGTTGTCTGCCACCGTGTCCCCTGTTGAGGACTGTTTGTTTTGTTAAATCtgccttttcccttctttttttccagTCCACCTAAACCCACTGTGTTCATCTCTGGGGTCATCGCCCGGGTAAGTCTGGGAGCATCTGCGGTGGGTTTGAGGCTTTTGCATGGCAGCATGGAGTCTCCTGGTTCCTTCTGGTTTTGTTAAACTCTACCTGGAATAACCCAGCACCACCGCTCATCTCATCTGTGGCCATGACTCTCTTCGTTGCCACATTTCCCCAGAGAGTGCTTCTGCAGACCGCAGGCCAGACTCACAGTTTGGGTCACATCCTTTACCTTTCCAGAGCCGCTGTCTGGTGAGACCCAACATTGTGACGTAAGCGCAGACCTCCCACCAGTAAACTCCCACCAGCGAACCCCTGCCAGGGAACCCCACAGTATTGCCGTCCACAGGGCTGCTGTTCTCAGAACGTTCACTTTCTTATCAGAGGATGTCTGAAGAAAGTGCCAGTGTTGGGGACAGCCCACTGTTGGTGGAGCTGTGACCACAGCCAGTCAACCTGCCAGCCAGTCAACCTGCCAGCCAGAGAAGTGTGGCTCCAGCCTGCCCATGTGGACCACACCCTGGCCACACCCACGGTTGGCACAGAAGCCCATTGATCCCTCTGGAAAATAGCGAGTCCCTCCTGAGACTGGGCAGGCCAAACCCGGCTCTGCCTCGTAGGCGCCCTGTGCATTTCCTGCCTGGCCAGCTTCCCAGGCCTGGCTcacagctgtggtggcacatctGAACTTAAGATCCTGGATTTGGTTCTGTCCTGCCCCCAATTTAAATAGTCACAAATACAGATGTAGCAGAAGAAAGCCCCCAGCATCCAAGTGAGTTCTGTGGGAGTCACATGTTCCTGTGTCTCACGGCATGGGGCAGAGCCAGTAAGCATTCTTGCTGTCCTGCCAGTGTGTAGGCCTCAGTGCCACCTGCCATTCCCTGGTTTTGATGGCCCAggccccccaccacacacaggcTTCCACCTTCCTTTACCCATTCACAGTCCATGCCTGCCCTTCAGGGACGCTGGTGGGCACTGGCCTGGAGCTTCCTCACATACAAACCCCATGCTTCCTGCAGGGATGCTGGTGGGCACTGGCCTGGGGCTTCCTCACGTACAAACCCCATGCTTCCTGCAGGGATGCTGGTGGGCGCTGGCCTGGGGCTTCCTCATATGCAAACCCCATGCTTCCTGCAGGGATGCTGGTGGGCACTGGCCTGGGGCTTCCTCACGTACAAACCCCATGCTTCCTGCAGGGATGCTGGTGGGCACTGGCCTGGGGCTTCCTCATATGCAAACCCCATGCTTCCTGCAGGGATGCTGGTGGGCGCTGGCCTGGGGCTTCCTCATATGCAAACCCCATGCTTCCTGCAGGGATGCTGGTGGGCTCTGGCCTGGGGCTTCCTCACATACAAACCCCATGCTTCCTGCAGGGACGCTGGTGGGCGCTGGCCTGGGGCTTCCTCACCCATGAACCCCATGCTTCCTGCAGGGACGCTGGTGGGCGCTGGCCTGGGGCTTCCTCACATACAAACCCACTGCTTCCTGCAGAGATACTGTTGGGCACTGGCCTGGGGGCTTCCTCACCCATGAACCCCATGCTTCCTGCAGAAATGCTGGTGGGCACTGCCCTGGGGCTTCCTCACCCACAAACCCCATGCTTCCTGTTGATCAACCTGAGCTTTCCGTGTATCCTGACAGGGTGACAAAGATTTCCCCCCGGCGGCCGCGCAGGTGGCTCACCAGAAGCCGCATGCCTCCATGGACAAGCATCCTTCCCCAAGAACCCAGCACATCCAGCAGCCACGCAAGTGAGCCTGGAGCCCACCAGCCTCCCCTGCGGCCCCAGCTCTGCTGCACTTGGTATTTCCCCAACACAGAGAACCAGCACTTTCTCCCAAATCCTACTTTGCTGGGAAATCTAAGGCAAAACCAAGTGCTCTGTCCTTTGCCTTACATTTCCGTATTTAAAACTAGAAACAGCTCCAGCCCAAACCTTGTTTATGGGGAGTCCGGTTGGATATCATTTGAGGATCATTGTGCCCCTAGAGGTGCCATTAGCAGAATTTGCCAAGATCCGAGAAAAACTTTAGCTTTAGTTCTGTTGTAGCAGTCGCCTGACATCCTTGTCTGTGGTCTTAAAAACAAGAAGGCACACATTTGAGAGGATGAGATTAAGGTTAGGAGAAAAGCT from Symphalangus syndactylus isolate Jambi chromosome 16, NHGRI_mSymSyn1-v2.1_pri, whole genome shotgun sequence encodes the following:
- the DAP gene encoding death-associated protein 1: MSSPPEGKLETKAGHLPAVKAGGMRIVQKHPHTGDTKEEKDKDDQEWESPSPPKPTVFISGVIARGDKDFPPAAAQVAHQKPHASMDKHPSPRTQHIQQPRK